A window of Cohnella herbarum contains these coding sequences:
- a CDS encoding DUF2232 domain-containing protein, with protein sequence MNISWKSLVWSAAAVLLLLTLATPLNFITIFLVMTPFVVLYTMFNPKMFIMHLIPIGVIAFFLSGSFGPVVATLAFFFLVPAIAMGHLYKKGKTARLAVTVGFVIVLAQLLLELVLFSVMFDIDLKAELAAMLADNFKQFEAAQIVTSGWAAEMATAYSDVIMNLLPMLLLLSALFFTIVTHALSRLALRTVGFQAPALPQAKTWRVPKSLVLYYVIAMIALLVMPEGDSGYWKIAVSNLVPILQMVFVIQAIGFFFFLADAKKWPKVVPLLLCIPLMLLPPAHIIGLIDAAFPLRKYFVK encoded by the coding sequence TTGAACATAAGCTGGAAGTCGCTGGTCTGGAGCGCGGCGGCCGTATTGTTGCTGCTTACGCTAGCGACGCCTTTGAATTTCATCACGATTTTCCTGGTGATGACACCGTTCGTTGTTCTATATACGATGTTTAACCCTAAGATGTTCATCATGCATCTCATCCCCATCGGGGTAATCGCGTTTTTCCTGTCGGGATCATTCGGTCCGGTCGTGGCGACGCTCGCCTTCTTTTTCCTGGTTCCTGCTATCGCGATGGGGCATCTGTATAAGAAGGGGAAAACGGCCAGGTTGGCGGTCACGGTCGGATTCGTTATCGTTCTGGCTCAGTTACTGCTGGAGTTAGTCTTATTTTCCGTCATGTTCGATATCGATCTGAAAGCGGAATTAGCCGCGATGTTGGCGGACAATTTCAAGCAATTCGAAGCTGCCCAGATCGTCACCTCGGGCTGGGCTGCAGAGATGGCAACGGCCTATAGCGACGTGATCATGAATTTGTTGCCGATGCTGCTGCTGCTTTCCGCTCTATTCTTTACGATCGTTACCCATGCCTTATCCCGTTTGGCGTTGCGCACGGTAGGTTTTCAAGCCCCTGCCTTGCCGCAAGCGAAGACTTGGAGAGTACCGAAAAGCTTGGTGCTGTATTATGTAATCGCGATGATTGCTTTGCTCGTTATGCCGGAGGGCGACAGCGGGTATTGGAAGATCGCCGTATCGAATCTGGTGCCGATTCTGCAGATGGTCTTCGTTATCCAGGCGATCGGGTTTTTCTTCTTCCTGGCGGATGCCAAGAAATGGCCGAAAGTGGTTCCGCTGTTGCTGTGCATACCGCTAATGCTGCTTCCTCCGGCCCACATCATCGGTCTGATCGACGCGGCGTTCCCGCTGCGTAAATATTTCGTGAAATAA
- a CDS encoding adenylosuccinate synthase: MSTVVVVGTQWGDEGKGKITDFLAEKADVVARYQGGNNAGHTILIENKKYKLTMVPSGIFNQNKLCVIGNGMVINPGALVEEIQYIRDNGFSTDNLKISDRAHVIMPYHLVLDALEEDRKADNKIGTTRKGIGPCYMDKAARNGIRIADLMVAEAFEEKARAIIADKNQVITQMYNGEALDADSIIQDYLALAEQLRPFVTDTSVILNDAIDAGKKVLFEGAQGVMLDIDQGTYPYVTSSNPSAGGVCIGSGVGPSKIREVIGVAKAYTTRVGDGPFPTELNNDLGQWIRDKGHEYGTVTGRPRRVGWFDTVVVRHARRVSGITGLSLNSLDVLTGLETVKICTAYKFRGELMEHYPANLKLLEECEAVYEELPGWSEDISGAKTLSDLPETTRRFVERITELTGIPIAIFSVGRNREQTNQVAKIYGE, from the coding sequence TTGTCAACAGTCGTTGTTGTAGGTACGCAATGGGGAGACGAAGGCAAAGGAAAGATTACGGATTTCCTAGCGGAGAAGGCCGATGTGGTCGCTCGTTATCAAGGCGGTAATAACGCCGGACATACGATCCTTATAGAGAATAAAAAGTACAAATTGACGATGGTACCTTCAGGCATATTCAATCAGAATAAATTATGCGTCATCGGCAACGGAATGGTTATTAATCCCGGTGCGTTGGTGGAAGAAATTCAATATATTCGCGACAACGGATTTTCTACCGACAATCTGAAAATCAGCGATCGCGCTCACGTTATTATGCCGTATCACCTTGTGCTGGACGCTCTGGAAGAAGACCGCAAAGCGGACAACAAAATCGGAACGACCCGTAAAGGGATCGGGCCTTGTTATATGGATAAAGCCGCTCGCAACGGAATTCGCATCGCCGACCTGATGGTTGCCGAAGCGTTCGAAGAGAAAGCGCGCGCGATTATCGCGGATAAGAACCAAGTCATTACCCAGATGTATAACGGAGAAGCTCTGGATGCGGATAGCATCATCCAGGACTATCTGGCGCTCGCGGAACAATTGCGTCCGTTCGTCACCGACACGTCGGTTATTCTGAATGATGCGATCGATGCGGGCAAGAAGGTTCTATTTGAAGGCGCGCAAGGCGTCATGCTTGATATCGACCAAGGTACTTATCCGTACGTTACGAGCTCCAACCCTTCGGCTGGCGGCGTGTGCATCGGTTCCGGCGTCGGACCGTCCAAGATCCGGGAAGTCATCGGCGTTGCCAAAGCCTACACGACCCGCGTTGGCGACGGCCCGTTCCCGACGGAACTGAACAATGATCTCGGTCAATGGATCCGCGACAAAGGCCACGAGTACGGAACGGTAACGGGACGTCCTCGCCGCGTCGGCTGGTTCGACACGGTTGTCGTTCGCCATGCCCGTCGCGTCAGCGGTATCACGGGATTGTCTTTGAACTCCCTCGACGTGCTGACAGGCCTTGAGACGGTTAAGATCTGTACGGCGTACAAATTTCGCGGCGAACTGATGGAGCACTATCCCGCGAACCTCAAGCTGCTGGAAGAATGCGAAGCGGTGTACGAAGAGTTGCCGGGTTGGAGCGAAGATATCTCGGGCGCTAAAACATTAAGCGATTTGCCGGAAACGACTCGTCGTTTCGTCGAGCGGATTACGGAGCTTACGGGCATCCCGATCGCGATTTTCTCCGTCGGCCGTAACCGCGAACAGACGAATCAAGTAGCGAAGATCTACGGAGAGTAA
- a CDS encoding CBS domain-containing protein: MNIAFFLLPKQEVVCVSEDATLRQTLEKMERHRYTAVPVISETGEYKSTVTEGDLLWYLKANPDLSFDQLHRASLCDVPLRMNNLAVRIDANMEDLISLAKTQNFVPVVDDMNRFIGIVRRSDIIDYCEKLLLPIQSDEKGLKREA; the protein is encoded by the coding sequence ATGAACATTGCTTTTTTCTTGCTGCCTAAGCAAGAGGTCGTCTGCGTAAGCGAAGATGCGACCTTACGACAGACGTTGGAGAAAATGGAACGCCATCGCTATACGGCCGTGCCCGTCATTAGCGAAACGGGAGAGTACAAATCGACCGTAACCGAAGGAGATTTGCTGTGGTATTTGAAAGCAAACCCGGATCTTAGCTTCGATCAGCTTCATCGCGCGTCGCTTTGCGACGTTCCATTAAGAATGAATAACTTGGCGGTCCGCATCGACGCGAACATGGAAGATCTGATTTCCTTGGCCAAGACGCAAAACTTCGTTCCCGTCGTGGACGATATGAACCGTTTCATCGGAATCGTGCGCCGGAGCGATATTATCGATTACTGCGAGAAGTTGCTTCTCCCCATTCAGTCGGATGAAAAAGGATTGAAGAGGGAAGCGTAG
- a CDS encoding DHH family phosphoesterase, translating into MPKFLVQRWHGMHIVWALVLIFILTVALAWYQWIFGLLGLALGGVVAVYGILAERAFRHDLNDYVLTLTHRIKNAGNDVIGHLPFGILIYNEEKDIQWHNPFIGTIIGKSSIVGESLNTHFPVLQQPVKDKEVGTEITIGGRVFELLHRANERIVYVVDITERWTLKKRYDEEKLALGIVTMDNLEEVAQGMDEQQRALMLSKVTGEINEWALKYGLFLRRLSSDRYMIITNQITLKSLEQSRFELLDDVREITIEQKLPMTLSIGFASGAANVIELGHLVQGSLDIALGRGGDQAVVKFGQRQSFYGGKSNAVEKRTRVRARVISHALRDLMKESDNIIIMGHKMPDMDAIGAAIGVMKAAQLYGKEAYIVLEGVNPAIHRMMDMLKEDEKLIKRFISPEHALSLIGKRSLAVVVDTHRATMVAEPRLLQGTDRIVIVDHHRRSEEFIDDAVLVYMEPYASSTCELVTELLQYIHERVVLDVREATALLAGITVDTKSFAFRTGSRTFEAASFLRRNGADSVLIQRMLKEDLEEYIRKAEIIRNAEAYRDCIAIAVADSGKQVQQLLIAQAADTLLNMTGIKASFVIGLRQDGLVGVSARSLGQINVQIVMERLGGGGHFTNAAAQLQGSVTEVLAKLKHVLQELEKEEGLFE; encoded by the coding sequence ATGCCCAAGTTTCTCGTGCAGCGTTGGCACGGTATGCATATCGTCTGGGCACTTGTGCTCATCTTCATCTTAACCGTTGCATTGGCTTGGTACCAATGGATATTCGGTTTATTAGGTTTGGCGCTTGGGGGAGTCGTCGCCGTCTACGGGATACTCGCGGAGAGAGCGTTCCGGCATGACCTGAACGATTACGTTCTAACGCTGACCCATCGAATCAAGAACGCCGGCAATGACGTGATCGGGCATCTTCCTTTCGGCATCCTTATCTATAACGAAGAGAAGGACATTCAATGGCATAATCCGTTCATCGGTACGATTATCGGCAAATCCTCGATCGTCGGAGAATCGCTTAACACGCATTTCCCCGTCTTGCAGCAACCGGTCAAAGACAAGGAAGTCGGAACCGAGATTACGATAGGCGGCCGCGTATTCGAACTGTTGCATCGCGCGAACGAACGGATTGTTTACGTCGTGGACATTACCGAGCGTTGGACGCTTAAGAAACGGTATGACGAGGAAAAGCTGGCGCTCGGAATCGTGACGATGGATAATCTCGAAGAGGTCGCGCAAGGAATGGACGAACAGCAGCGCGCGTTGATGTTATCCAAGGTAACCGGAGAAATCAATGAATGGGCTCTGAAGTACGGTCTGTTCCTGAGACGGTTATCTTCCGATCGTTATATGATCATCACGAACCAGATCACGCTCAAGAGTCTCGAGCAATCGCGGTTCGAGCTGTTGGACGACGTACGCGAGATTACGATCGAGCAGAAGCTTCCAATGACGTTAAGCATAGGCTTCGCTTCCGGTGCGGCTAACGTTATCGAACTGGGACATCTGGTTCAGGGCAGCTTGGATATCGCGCTCGGGCGCGGAGGAGATCAAGCGGTCGTGAAGTTCGGACAGCGTCAAAGCTTCTACGGCGGCAAGAGCAATGCCGTCGAGAAAAGGACGCGGGTTCGCGCGCGGGTAATCTCCCACGCTCTTCGCGATCTCATGAAGGAAAGCGATAATATCATTATCATGGGCCACAAGATGCCCGATATGGATGCCATCGGCGCGGCCATCGGCGTCATGAAGGCTGCGCAGCTCTACGGCAAAGAAGCCTATATCGTTCTGGAAGGCGTTAATCCCGCCATTCATCGGATGATGGATATGTTGAAAGAGGACGAGAAGCTGATCAAACGATTCATCTCTCCGGAGCATGCGCTAAGTTTAATCGGCAAGAGGTCATTGGCGGTCGTGGTGGATACGCACCGCGCGACGATGGTTGCGGAGCCTCGTCTATTGCAAGGCACCGATCGGATCGTGATCGTGGATCACCATCGCCGAAGCGAGGAGTTCATCGACGATGCGGTGCTCGTCTATATGGAGCCTTATGCGTCTTCTACTTGCGAGCTCGTAACGGAGCTTCTGCAATATATCCACGAGCGCGTCGTTCTCGACGTACGGGAAGCTACGGCGTTGCTCGCGGGAATTACCGTCGACACGAAGAGCTTCGCTTTCCGGACCGGCTCCCGGACGTTCGAGGCCGCTTCCTTCTTGCGCCGCAACGGCGCGGATTCGGTGCTCATCCAACGGATGCTGAAAGAAGATCTGGAAGAATACATTCGTAAGGCGGAGATTATTCGTAACGCGGAAGCCTATCGGGATTGCATCGCGATTGCGGTAGCGGATTCCGGCAAGCAAGTGCAGCAACTGCTGATCGCGCAAGCGGCGGATACGTTGCTGAACATGACGGGAATTAAAGCTTCGTTCGTTATCGGATTGAGGCAGGACGGCCTTGTCGGGGTCAGCGCCAGATCGCTCGGCCAGATTAACGTCCAGATCGTAATGGAGCGGCTAGGCGGAGGCGGACATTTCACGAACGCGGCCGCACAGCTTCAAGGTTCGGTAACGGAAGTATTAGCGAAATTAAAACACGTTTTACAAGAACTCGAGAAGGAAGAGGGGTTATTCGAATGA
- a CDS encoding LCP family protein, with protein MKKHRRLKIAVVSTVMALIVLVGVGYANRGALSALGYDWFLSDKVEKSFAGSYKPLTNRPTASEPPQVEDPFSMLLMGVDARARERGRSDTLIYTVVRPKDGNVLMISIPRDTYADIVGKDKMDKITHAYAFGGPEMAVDSVEKLLEAKIDHYASINFQGFIKVVDKLGGIHLPIGKDIVNKGADHEKFTVKANKDSYSGVEALNYVRYREDAGGDMSRTERNRVFLEELVHKAASLKQWNNIPEVLDIVGDNFITDLPPASMSDLAKQFLQTGQNIQSYTLKGDGKRMGRQNLWYFVTDEDDLNQVRTTVAAWLNPETPEDQLTVPGDPDESTDKKTSNNQAA; from the coding sequence ATGAAAAAACATCGTCGTCTTAAAATTGCCGTCGTATCTACGGTCATGGCTCTAATCGTATTGGTCGGGGTCGGTTATGCGAATAGGGGAGCGCTGTCGGCGCTAGGATATGATTGGTTTCTGTCCGATAAAGTCGAGAAAAGCTTCGCGGGTTCTTACAAACCGCTTACGAACCGGCCGACCGCCAGCGAGCCTCCTCAGGTCGAGGATCCGTTCAGCATGCTGCTTATGGGAGTTGACGCGCGTGCGCGCGAACGGGGTCGTTCGGACACGCTTATCTATACGGTCGTTCGTCCCAAAGACGGCAACGTTCTGATGATTTCGATTCCGAGGGATACGTATGCGGACATCGTCGGGAAGGATAAAATGGATAAAATCACGCACGCGTACGCTTTCGGCGGACCCGAAATGGCGGTAGACAGCGTGGAGAAGCTGCTTGAAGCGAAGATCGACCACTATGCGTCCATCAATTTTCAAGGCTTCATTAAAGTCGTAGATAAGCTGGGAGGCATCCATCTGCCGATCGGCAAAGACATCGTCAACAAAGGCGCGGATCATGAGAAGTTTACCGTCAAAGCGAATAAGGATAGTTATAGCGGCGTAGAGGCGTTGAACTATGTGCGTTATCGCGAAGATGCCGGCGGAGATATGTCCAGAACCGAACGTAACCGCGTATTCCTGGAGGAATTGGTTCATAAGGCGGCTTCCCTGAAGCAATGGAACAACATCCCGGAAGTATTGGATATCGTCGGCGATAATTTCATCACGGATCTGCCGCCCGCGTCGATGAGCGATCTGGCCAAGCAGTTCCTGCAAACCGGCCAAAACATCCAAAGCTATACGTTAAAAGGCGACGGAAAACGGATGGGGAGACAAAATCTTTGGTACTTCGTTACGGATGAGGACGATCTGAATCAGGTTCGCACAACGGTCGCGGCTTGGTTGAATCCGGAAACGCCCGAGGATCAATTAACGGTTCCGGGAGACCCGGATGAATCTACGGACAAGAAGACATCCAACAATCAAGCCGCATAA
- a CDS encoding GbsR/MarR family transcriptional regulator — protein MTPFDGLNEEQIKVIEKSRRRVVDSIGNNMDLYGVTTSIGHLYGMMYFHDGPVTLDDMGEEMGMSKTSMSTGMRTLVDLKMISKIWGKGSRKDLYEAEEDWHQAFVDYFSIKWRKSMEMNIHALNKSLAEMRKLREENLDNGMLIAQTDFDISKMTQALRYYKWLDRFIDSLESGEIFDWVPKEEN, from the coding sequence ATGACACCATTCGACGGATTAAATGAGGAACAGATCAAAGTGATCGAGAAGTCGCGTCGGCGCGTCGTCGATTCTATCGGAAATAACATGGACTTATACGGTGTCACCACTTCTATAGGACATTTGTACGGCATGATGTACTTCCACGACGGTCCTGTTACGCTGGACGACATGGGCGAGGAAATGGGCATGAGCAAGACGAGCATGAGTACCGGAATGCGGACGCTCGTCGATCTGAAGATGATCAGCAAAATTTGGGGAAAAGGCTCTAGGAAAGACCTTTACGAGGCAGAAGAGGATTGGCATCAAGCGTTCGTGGATTATTTCTCCATCAAGTGGCGCAAGTCGATGGAGATGAATATACATGCCTTAAATAAATCGCTTGCGGAAATGCGCAAGCTACGCGAAGAAAACTTGGACAACGGGATGCTTATCGCCCAAACCGACTTCGATATTTCCAAAATGACTCAAGCGCTCCGGTACTACAAATGGCTTGACCGTTTTATCGATTCGTTGGAATCCGGGGAGATATTCGATTGGGTTCCTAAAGAGGAAAATTAA
- a CDS encoding MazG-like family protein, whose product MERDLDVATRARMIEWLKTEVVDQTSRLFKAMWDGSTSRVVDGLAGLIASTYILGRRLGIPYRDLDKAISDKLAKLKQEGHQLEDQYQDLTELSEHIRKR is encoded by the coding sequence ATGGAACGAGACTTGGATGTCGCGACTAGGGCACGGATGATCGAGTGGCTGAAAACCGAGGTCGTCGATCAGACGTCCCGGCTATTCAAGGCGATGTGGGATGGCAGCACGTCCCGGGTCGTCGACGGTCTGGCGGGTTTGATCGCAAGCACGTATATTCTGGGCCGCCGATTAGGTATTCCCTACCGCGACCTCGATAAGGCGATTTCGGACAAGTTAGCGAAGCTTAAGCAAGAAGGACATCAGTTGGAAGATCAGTACCAAGATTTAACCGAATTGTCCGAACATATCCGCAAGAGGTGA
- the dnaB gene encoding replicative DNA helicase, with protein MNGSGDQQLLYDRIPPQNLEAEQAVLGAILLESEALIASMERLKAEDFYSVSHQRIFDAMVALNDDNQPIDLVTLTARLQDLGQMDEVGGVMYLAKLANSVPTAANVEYYAQIVEEKSILRRLIRTATQIVSNGYATEDDVGVLLNDAEARIMEISSRRSATGFISIRDVLMEVFEKVEFLYNHKGGVSGIPSGFIDLDKMTNGFQRSDLIIVAARPSVGKTAFALNVAQNVAVRASETVAIFSLEMSAPQLVQRIVCAESNVDATRMRTGHLEGDDWEKLSMAIGALSEAQIYIDDTPGITVSDIRAKCRRLKKEKGLGMILIDYLQLIQGRGKAGENRQQEVSEISRTLKQIARELEVPVIALSQLSRGVEQRQDKRPMMSDLRESGSIEQDADIVAFLYRDDYYDKESEKKNIIEIIIAKQRNGPVGTVELVFLKNFNKFVSLDRSHGEAYAGSA; from the coding sequence ATGAACGGAAGCGGGGATCAGCAGCTGCTGTACGATCGCATACCGCCTCAGAATCTTGAGGCGGAGCAAGCCGTTCTCGGCGCTATTCTGCTGGAGTCCGAAGCGCTAATCGCTTCCATGGAACGCCTGAAGGCCGAGGACTTCTATAGCGTCTCCCATCAACGCATCTTCGACGCGATGGTGGCTCTTAACGACGATAATCAGCCGATCGACCTCGTTACCTTGACCGCTCGCCTTCAAGATTTGGGGCAGATGGACGAGGTCGGCGGGGTCATGTATTTGGCTAAGCTGGCAAATTCGGTTCCAACCGCGGCCAACGTGGAATACTATGCTCAGATCGTGGAAGAGAAGTCCATTCTGAGACGGCTGATCCGCACCGCCACGCAAATCGTCTCTAACGGTTACGCGACGGAAGACGACGTAGGCGTTCTGCTTAACGACGCCGAAGCGCGGATCATGGAAATCTCCAGCCGGCGTTCCGCGACCGGGTTCATCAGCATCCGCGACGTGCTTATGGAAGTGTTCGAGAAGGTTGAATTCCTCTATAACCATAAAGGCGGAGTGTCGGGAATCCCTTCCGGGTTCATCGATCTGGATAAAATGACGAACGGGTTTCAGCGCAGCGACTTGATTATCGTAGCGGCGCGGCCTTCGGTCGGTAAGACGGCCTTCGCTTTGAACGTCGCCCAGAACGTAGCGGTTCGCGCTTCGGAGACGGTTGCCATCTTCAGCTTGGAGATGTCGGCGCCTCAACTCGTTCAACGTATCGTCTGCGCGGAGTCCAACGTGGACGCGACGCGGATGCGGACGGGACATCTGGAAGGCGATGATTGGGAGAAGCTGTCGATGGCGATCGGTGCGCTGTCCGAGGCTCAAATCTATATCGACGATACTCCCGGTATTACCGTGTCCGATATTCGGGCCAAATGCCGCCGGCTCAAGAAAGAGAAAGGGCTAGGGATGATCCTCATCGATTACCTTCAGCTCATCCAAGGGCGGGGCAAAGCGGGCGAGAACCGTCAACAGGAAGTATCGGAAATTTCCCGTACTTTGAAACAGATCGCCCGCGAACTGGAAGTTCCGGTTATCGCGCTCTCGCAGCTCTCGCGGGGCGTCGAGCAGCGGCAGGACAAGCGTCCGATGATGTCGGATCTTCGGGAATCCGGATCGATCGAGCAAGATGCCGATATCGTTGCTTTCTTATATCGGGATGACTACTACGATAAGGAATCGGAGAAGAAGAATATTATCGAGATCATTATCGCCAAGCAACGGAACGGTCCCGTCGGCACGGTCGAGCTCGTGTTCTTGAAAAATTTTAACAAATTCGTCAGTCTTGATCGATCTCACGGCGAAGCCTATGCGGGCAGCGCATAA
- a CDS encoding amidohydrolase family protein, giving the protein MSYSRHNRPKRRIFPFMIVIAIAIVAGGAWAATTLFADRDTDRVSSAGPSAKATKDASNSHTPESNEPTASTPTTVEEEAGMIDVPTASELGKTYDVVISNGRVINPETKLDREGLNVAVQDGQIVLVTDQKLKGKRVIDATGLVVAPGFIDNLSYDPNPIGVWNKIADGVTANIAMHGGTSSPEKWYPYYERNRTPVHFGASFFYTQARNQFKLSRYDTAKPEQTQTLVDQAEKALNNGVLGISFSLEYVPGVNDKEILPLMKLAHKYNVPVYFHARYSDMEEPGTNIDAIKELIGYARASGAAVHIDHINSTGGTFSMTQSLKMVADAIAEGLDITSCIYPYDYWGTYLNSARFDEGWQERFRITYKDLQIAGTNERLTAETFRKYQLEGKLAVAYAIPKQDVIDSLKAPYVMIGSDAILEPGFNNHPRASGTFARTIGLYVRKEQVISLSDAIAKMSLMPAQRLEKQAPALQKKGRIAKGMDADIVVFDYNTINDKSTVEKPEIVSAGIEYVLVNGQVALDEKGIHKDVHVGQPIKSEFLRVKAGGSTLTWEGSPLSLLEYRGANYVDLESLKAHGYEVTWDKIARKGTAISGGTASKVNVPKPQVGELILERGYQLAWENGVSTELLSVGDRNYVPLSALKSQGWKLTKESSDYKLDAA; this is encoded by the coding sequence ATGAGCTACAGCCGGCATAATAGACCTAAACGCAGGATTTTCCCGTTCATGATCGTGATTGCGATCGCGATCGTCGCAGGCGGGGCATGGGCCGCGACGACTTTATTCGCGGACCGGGATACGGACCGGGTGTCATCCGCCGGTCCGAGCGCGAAAGCGACAAAAGACGCCTCGAACTCCCATACGCCAGAGAGTAACGAGCCAACCGCCTCTACACCGACGACGGTGGAGGAGGAAGCGGGCATGATCGACGTGCCGACGGCTTCCGAACTGGGTAAAACCTATGACGTGGTCATCTCCAACGGTCGCGTCATTAATCCCGAGACGAAGCTGGATCGGGAAGGGCTCAACGTTGCCGTTCAAGACGGTCAAATCGTTCTAGTGACGGATCAGAAGCTTAAGGGCAAGCGAGTCATTGACGCAACCGGCCTCGTAGTGGCGCCGGGTTTCATAGACAACCTGAGCTATGACCCGAATCCGATCGGCGTATGGAATAAGATTGCCGACGGCGTGACCGCGAACATTGCGATGCACGGCGGAACGTCAAGTCCGGAGAAATGGTATCCGTACTACGAGCGCAACCGGACACCGGTGCATTTCGGCGCATCGTTCTTCTATACCCAAGCCCGCAATCAGTTTAAGCTGAGCCGATACGATACCGCTAAGCCTGAGCAAACGCAGACGTTGGTCGATCAGGCGGAGAAGGCGTTGAATAACGGAGTGCTCGGGATTTCATTCAGCTTGGAATACGTACCGGGCGTGAACGATAAGGAAATCTTGCCGCTGATGAAGCTGGCTCACAAGTATAACGTACCGGTTTACTTCCACGCGAGATATTCCGACATGGAAGAGCCGGGGACGAACATCGATGCGATCAAAGAATTGATCGGGTATGCGCGCGCATCTGGCGCGGCGGTCCATATCGACCATATTAACAGCACCGGCGGCACGTTCTCCATGACGCAATCGCTTAAGATGGTCGCGGACGCGATCGCGGAAGGACTGGACATCACGTCTTGTATCTATCCATACGATTATTGGGGAACGTACTTGAATTCGGCAAGGTTCGATGAAGGTTGGCAAGAACGGTTCCGCATCACTTACAAGGATCTGCAGATCGCGGGAACGAATGAACGGCTTACGGCGGAAACATTCAGAAAGTATCAACTGGAAGGCAAGCTCGCGGTCGCGTATGCGATTCCGAAGCAGGACGTTATCGATTCGCTGAAAGCGCCTTACGTTATGATCGGAAGCGATGCGATTCTTGAGCCCGGCTTCAATAATCATCCGAGAGCTTCCGGAACGTTCGCCAGAACGATCGGTCTGTACGTTCGGAAGGAGCAGGTGATCTCGCTCTCCGACGCGATCGCGAAGATGTCGCTTATGCCCGCTCAACGGTTGGAGAAGCAAGCTCCCGCCTTGCAGAAGAAAGGCCGGATCGCCAAAGGAATGGACGCGGACATCGTCGTGTTCGACTATAACACGATTAACGACAAGTCGACGGTCGAGAAGCCGGAGATCGTATCCGCGGGCATCGAGTACGTACTCGTGAACGGCCAAGTGGCGCTAGACGAGAAGGGCATTCATAAGGACGTTCACGTCGGGCAACCGATCAAGAGCGAGTTCCTCCGCGTGAAAGCGGGCGGGTCGACGCTGACTTGGGAAGGCAGTCCGTTATCGTTGTTGGAATATCGCGGCGCGAACTATGTAGATCTTGAATCGTTAAAGGCTCATGGCTATGAAGTGACATGGGATAAGATCGCTCGCAAAGGCACGGCGATTAGCGGAGGCACCGCAAGTAAAGTAAACGTGCCGAAGCCTCAAGTCGGCGAGTTGATTCTGGAGCGGGGTTACCAGCTTGCGTGGGAAAATGGCGTCTCGACGGAACTATTGTCCGTTGGAGATCGTAATTACGTCCCTTTATCGGCACTGAAGTCCCAAGGATGGAAGTTGACGAAAGAAAGCAGCGACTACAAGCTGGATGCAGCATAA
- the rplI gene encoding 50S ribosomal protein L9 gives MKVIFLQDVKGQGKKGEVKEVSEGYARNFLLPKGVVQLATEGAKKTLNQQTASALKKKENEKNEFKALADRLSEMTVVIKAKAGEGGRLFGAITSKQIAEALELQKVSIDKRKIELDDPIRVLGVTKVTVKLYPDVKGTLNVQVVEE, from the coding sequence ATGAAAGTAATTTTCTTGCAAGACGTTAAGGGTCAGGGGAAGAAGGGCGAGGTTAAAGAGGTGTCCGAAGGGTACGCGCGCAATTTTCTATTGCCTAAGGGCGTCGTTCAGCTAGCGACCGAGGGAGCGAAGAAGACGTTGAATCAACAAACGGCTTCCGCGCTGAAGAAGAAGGAAAACGAGAAAAACGAATTCAAGGCTCTGGCGGATCGCCTGTCCGAGATGACGGTTGTCATAAAAGCAAAAGCCGGAGAAGGCGGACGTCTATTCGGTGCCATTACGAGCAAACAAATCGCGGAAGCGTTGGAATTGCAAAAAGTATCGATCGACAAACGCAAGATCGAGCTTGACGATCCGATCCGGGTGCTCGGCGTAACGAAAGTAACCGTAAAATTGTATCCGGACGTAAAGGGCACGCTAAACGTACAAGTCGTGGAGGAATAG